From Cricetulus griseus strain 17A/GY chromosome 1 unlocalized genomic scaffold, alternate assembly CriGri-PICRH-1.0 chr1_0, whole genome shotgun sequence, a single genomic window includes:
- the LOC113839023 gene encoding speckle-type POZ protein-like, translating into MSEDRAAERSGYTDFSVQKFSYSWTISNFGFLLQEIGGAIKSPTFSSGLFSDNDKWCFKILTNGIDEESNGYLSVHLTMLSCPKSPAWARFRFWIISVDGEKINGKISPRFFKFTPKQHWGFKKFIHRDLLLGLESWLFPDNELTIFCEVDLVVQDSLINCEKSTVPGIQVPRNTLEDELGQLWENSLFTDCCLVVAGQEFQAHKAILAARSPVFRAMFEHDMEEKRKNRVEIQDLEPQVFKAMMDFIYTGKAPDLHNMADAVLAAADKYCLERLKVMCEDALCRDLCVENAAHTLILADLHSAGQLKTKTLDFITAQASDVSETSSWKTMMVLHPQLLAEAYSSLASTHSSLLEPPPKRLKQS; encoded by the coding sequence ATGTCAGAAGACCGGGCAGCCGAGAGATCGGGCTACACAGATTTCAGTGTGCAGAAATTCTCCTACAGTTGGACCATAAGCAACTTCGGATTCTTGCTTCAGGAGATAGGGGGCGCCATTAAAAGCCCAACCTTCTCCTCAGGATTATTCAGTGACAACGACAAATGGTGTTTTAAAATACTCACAAATGGGATCGACGAAGAAAGCAACGGTTACCTGTCAGTTCACCTAACGATGCTCAGCTGCCCAAAGAGCCCAGCATGGGCAAGGTTCCGGTTTTGGATCATCAGTGTCgatggagagaaaatcaatggCAAGATAAGCCCAAGATTCTTCAAGTTCACGCCAAAACAACACTGGGGATTCAAAAAGTTCATCCACCGAGATTTGCTCTTGGGTCTGGAGTCTTGGCTTTTCCCAGACAATGAACTCACTATCTTTTGCGAGGTGGACCTCGTGGTCCAAGACTCCCTCATCAACTGTGAGAAGAGCACAGTGCCCGGTATCCAGGTTCCAAGGAACACTTTGGAAGATGAGCTAGGACAGCTGTGGGAGAATTCCCTCTTCACAGACTGCTGCCTGGTGGTAGCTGGCCAGGAATTCCAAGCCCATAAGGCCATCTTAGCAGCTCGCTCTCCAGTTTTTAGAGCCATGTTTGAACATGAcatggaggagaaaagaaaaaaccgTGTTGAGATCCAGGATCTGGAGCCACAAGTCTTCAAGGCAATGATGGACTTCATTTATACCGGGAAGGCACCAGACCTCCACAACATGGCAGATGCTGTGCTGGCAGCTGCTGACAAGTATTGCCTGGAGCGTTTGAAGGTCATGTGCGAGGATGCCCTCTGCAGGGACCTCTGTGTTGAGAATGCTGCCCACACTCTCATCCTGGCTGACCTCCACAGTGCAGGGCAGCTGAAAACCAAGACACTGGATTTCATTACAGCGCAAGCTTCTGATGTATCTGAGACCTCAAGCTGGAAGACAATGATGGTCTTACATCCCCAGTTGTTGGCTGAAGCATACAGCTCCTTGGCTTCTACTCACAGTTCATTACTTGAGCCCCCTCCCAAACGCCTGAAGCAATCATAG